One Saccharomyces kudriavzevii IFO 1802 strain IFO1802 genome assembly, chromosome: 4 genomic region harbors:
- the RBA50 gene encoding Rba50p (similar to Saccharomyces cerevisiae RBA50 (YDR527W); ancestral locus Anc_1.20) encodes MNLLGDIVEKDTSVENNDNDSLMSNNSKTGFPELYKPKKISSWKERLREKRARQRRTSANEAKKQQSTTEAPLSEAKSIHNENIKVLQEMTDEQIMQERQDLYGSLDPKLIAKLLKNINKRAKEENNAPLFAEIEGAPGTWVGGNKQGIYDLPALEDEDVNAALEVRPQSSINSTHVQFQEDQEDHENNDDADDVAPLDFQMAQSIDHMKNEDLFKDVHFIKERKQIEMDLKKLDINDPDFNEKLHEKYFPDLPKEVNKLKWMQPAQEETNRKYVIEDITECRFDFNGNLVPPTRQIDSTVRSGLHHHGDSPELAGYTIVELEHLARSTFSSQRCIAIQTLGRILYKLGQKSYYQLVPEIDAETYKEDGSISNVMDKIYAMFWDLVKDGKIIQSLEIASDEKFTRNLSVRSYSIDALWLWKQGGGDFRIKK; translated from the coding sequence ATGAACTTGTTGGGTGATATAGTGGAAAAAGATACGTCTGTCGAGAACAATGACAATGATAGCCTCATGTCGAACAACTCTAAAACGGGATTTCCTGAATTGTAcaaacccaaaaaaatatcatcttGGAAAGAGAGATTAAGAGAGAAAAGAGCACGACAGAGGCGTACCAGCGCTAATGAGGCTAAGAAGCAACAGTCGACCACTGAGGCTCCGTTGTCTGAGGCAAAATCCATCCATAATGAGAATATTAAGGTCTTGCAAGAGATGACTGATGAGCAAATAATGCAGGAACGTCAGGATCTGTACGGCTCATTGGATCCCAAGTTGATTGCAAAACTCttgaaaaacatcaataaaagagccaaagaagaaaacaatgcCCCCTTATTTGCAGAAATAGAAGGTGCGCCTGGTACCTGGGTGGGTGGCAACAAACAGGGCATATACGATCTACCGGCtttggaagatgaagatgtgaATGCTGCTCTAGAAGTCAGGCCTCAATCGAGTATAAATTCAACACACgttcaatttcaagaagacCAAGAAGACCATGAAAATAACGATGATGCCGATGATGTGGCACCCTTAGATTTTCAAATGGCGCAAAGTATCGATCATATGAAAAACGAAGACTTGTTCAAGGATGTTCACTtcataaaagaaagaaagcaaaTCGAAATGGATCTCAAGAAACTGGATATTAATGATCCTgattttaatgaaaaactgcatgaaaaatactttCCAGATCTGCCCAAAGAAGTCAACAAACTAAAATGGATGCAGCCAGCTCAAGAGGAAACAAATAGAAAGTATGTCATCGAAGATATAACTGAATGTAGATTCGATTTTAATGGTAATCTTGTTCCGCCCACAAGACAAATAGACTCTACCGTCCGTTCGGGCTTACACCATCACGGCGATTCGCCTGAACTCGCTGGATACACTATAGTAGAATTAGAGCATTTAGCAAGGTCCACTTTTTCCTCCCAACGATGCATTGCCATACAAACTCTGGGGAGAATCCTTTATAAACTCGGCCAAAAGAGCTACTATCAATTAGTGCCAGAGATTGATGCTGAGACCTACAAGGAAGATGGAAGCATATCCAACGTTATGGACAAGATTTATGCTATGTTTTGGGATTTGGTTAAAGACGGGAAAATCATTCAATCGCTGGAGATTGCCTccgatgaaaaattcaccAGAAATCTCTCAGTGAGGAGTTATTCTATTGACGCACTTTGGTTATGGAAACAAGGTGGCGGGGACTTTAGGATCAAGAaatag
- the HLR1 gene encoding Hlr1p (similar to Saccharomyces cerevisiae LRE1 (YCL051W) and HLR1 (YDR528W); ancestral locus Anc_1.15) translates to MENLCPPLPSQMRDFSTPPRNRHRHKRSFAISGDFEFLKQPASAPALPSAYDSPTFENKPSRETGINVTISNEPQNELGLIPSASPRFFISEDSTYTSPIKGVPDAIINLDDVLIDKPKLCRSHRKTKSVPVKLDDFYSSHKGNSVPELTINEEIDEDEISSQLLEPVKPLSATPSSDVDEDNKMTLENARSYNSLKIQAQKQRYYNSTRNLPLNNDDKPMDPQALTKQSSLTSLFSSRSITPVSCNINNTGRINTMNGNYLDDVLYDLDTSARTLIQDIDNFQANASERIRLSQQSPSIKKCFAKDGKSINSFNFQSQEYDIVSFTEDFDPVTSLSSSILDSERQTDDEREDSIPEEILLGEPLHIYNKAGKSDESAILYAKQGSVSIDKSHEHSTNQYKEKSFKKHRKFKLLVKLFTKK, encoded by the coding sequence ATGGAAAACCTATGCCCTCCACTTCCCTCCCAAATGAGGGATTTCTCTACTCCCCCAAGAAACAGGCATCGTCACAAGAGATCCTTTGCTATATCTGGAgactttgaatttttaaaaCAACCAGCTTCTGCGCCTGCTCTGCCTTCTGCATACGACTCGCCTACGTTTGAAAATAAACCAAGTAGAGAAACTGGCATAAACGTGACGATATCTAACGAACCTCAAAATGAATTGGGCTTAATACCCTCAGCAAGCCCACGGTTTTTCATTAGCGAAGATTCTACGTACACATCGCCAATTAAAGGAGTGCCGGACGCTATCATTAATTTGGATGATGTACTCATCGATAAGCCAAAACTGTGTAGATCACATCGTAAAACCAAGTCTGTTCCAGTGAAATTAGATGACTTTTACTCCTCGCACAAGGGTAATTCTGTACCAGAATTAACCATAAATGAAGAGatagatgaagatgaaatcaGCTCTCAGTTATTGGAGCCCGTAAAACCATTATCAGCTACCCCATCTTCAGATGTAGATGAAGACAACAAGATGACATTGGAGAATGCCAGAAGTTACAACTCACTAAAAATCCAAGCACAGAAGCAAAGATACTATAACTCCACAAGAAATCTGCCCTTAAATAACGACGATAAACCAATGGACCCACAAGCTTTAACAAAGCAAAGTTCCCTTacttctttattttcttccaggTCAATCACCCCCGTATCCTGTAATATTAATAACACGGGTAGAATCAATACAATGAACGGTAATTATTTGGATGACGTTCTCTATGACCTGGATACATCTGCGAGAACGTTAATTCAGGACATTGACAATTTTCAAGCCAATGCGAGTGAGAGGATTAGACTATCACAGCAATCtccttcaataaaaaagtgTTTTGCTAAAGATGGAAAATCCATCAACAGCTTCAATTTTCAGTCTCAGGAGTACGATATAGTATCCTTTACTGAGGATTTCGACCCGGTAACATCCTTGTCTTCTTCCATTCTTGACTCTGAAAGACAAACCGACGATGAGAGGGAAGATAGCATTCCTGAAGAAATACTACTAGGAGAACCACTGCATATATACAACAAAGCTGGTAAGTCCGATGAGAGTGCTATTTTGTACGCAAAACAAGGGTCTGTATCCATTGATAAGAGTCATGAGCACAGCACAAATCAgtataaagaaaaatctttcaaaaaacaCAGAAAATTTAAACTCTTAGTCAAATTGTTCACTAagaaatga
- the QCR7 gene encoding ubiquinol--cytochrome-c reductase subunit 7 (similar to Saccharomyces cerevisiae QCR7 (YDR529C); ancestral locus Anc_1.16), with product MPQSFTSIAKIGDYILKSPALSKLCVPVANQFVNLAGYKKLGLKFDDLIAEETPVMQTALRRLPEDESYARSYRIIRAHQSELTHHLLPRNEWIKAQEDVPYLLPYILEAEAAAKEKNELDNIEVSK from the coding sequence ATGCCACAATCATTTACGTCCATCGCAAAAATTGGTGATTACATTTTAAAATCACCTGCTTTATCTAAACTATGTGTCCCAGTGGCCAACCAATTCGTTAACCTCGCTGGTTACAAGAAGCTAGGTCtcaaatttgatgatttaaTTGCAGAAGAAACCCCTGTAATGCAAACTGCTCTGAGAAGACTACCTGAAGATGAATCTTATGCCAGATCTTACAGAATAATCAGAGCCCACCAAAGTGAATTAACCCATCATTTGCTTCCAAGGAATGAATGGATCAAGGCTCAGGAGGATGTTCCTTATTTGTTGCCTTATATATTAGAAGCGGAGGCTGCTGCCAAGGAAAAGAACGAATTAGATAACATAGAAGTCTccaaatag